The following are encoded together in the Streptomyces sp. NBC_00358 genome:
- a CDS encoding Nif3-like dinuclear metal center hexameric protein, producing the protein MPRLSEVIAALDALWPPEQAEGWDAVGTVCGDPDQEVTRVLFAVDPVQDIVDEAVKLDADLLVTHHPLYLRGTTTVAAGTFKGRVVHTLIKNDIALHVAHTNADRADPGVSDALAGALDLRVVRPLVPDATDPEGRRGLGRVCELDHPLTVRELAARVAERLPATAQGIRVAGDPEALVRTVAVSGGSGDSLFDEVRAAGVDAFLTADLRHHPVSEVMADHAHSPLALLDAAHWATEWPWCELAAAQLDEISDRKGWGLRVHVSRTVTDPWTAHAASHTDTSGAPN; encoded by the coding sequence GTGCCCCGTCTGTCTGAAGTCATCGCCGCGCTCGACGCCCTCTGGCCCCCGGAGCAGGCCGAGGGGTGGGACGCGGTCGGCACCGTCTGCGGAGACCCCGACCAGGAGGTCACGCGCGTTCTGTTCGCCGTCGACCCGGTCCAGGACATCGTCGACGAGGCGGTGAAGCTGGACGCCGACCTGCTCGTCACCCACCATCCGCTCTATCTGCGCGGTACGACGACCGTCGCGGCCGGCACCTTCAAGGGCCGTGTCGTGCACACGCTGATCAAGAACGACATCGCGCTGCACGTCGCCCACACCAACGCCGACCGCGCCGATCCGGGCGTCAGCGACGCCCTCGCCGGGGCGCTTGACCTGCGGGTCGTACGACCCCTCGTGCCGGACGCCACCGACCCCGAGGGGCGCCGTGGCCTCGGCCGCGTCTGTGAGCTGGACCACCCGCTGACCGTGCGCGAGCTGGCCGCGCGGGTCGCCGAGCGGCTGCCCGCCACCGCGCAGGGCATCCGTGTCGCGGGCGACCCCGAGGCGCTGGTGCGGACCGTCGCGGTCAGCGGCGGCTCCGGGGACAGCCTCTTCGACGAGGTGCGCGCCGCGGGTGTCGACGCCTTCCTCACCGCGGACCTGCGGCACCACCCGGTGTCGGAGGTCATGGCGGATCACGCCCACAGTCCTCTCGCGCTGCTCGACGCGGCGCACTGGGCCACCGAGTGGCCCTGGTGCGAGCTGGCCGCCGCCCAGCTCGACGAGATCTCCGACCGGAAGGGATGGGGACTGCGTGTCCACGTCTCCCGGACGGTCACCGACCCCTGGACCGCCCACGCGGCCTCACACACCGACACATCAGGAGCCCCCAACTGA
- a CDS encoding DoxX family protein gives MTCIDRRDLGLLLLRLSTGGVLAAHGAQKLFGWFGGGGIEGTGAAMEAMGYSPGKASARAAGLAEAGGGTLLALGLATPAAGAAAAGAMAGAAAVHVPNGFFAMSGGYEYTASLGLAAAGLAVTGPGRLSLDHLLGHAVNRGWMVPIALGTTAAVTAVVVGMRNNRVRRAREGEQEALFDE, from the coding sequence GTGACCTGTATCGACCGGCGTGATCTGGGACTGCTGCTGCTCCGTCTGAGCACGGGCGGCGTACTGGCCGCGCACGGAGCGCAGAAGCTGTTCGGCTGGTTCGGCGGAGGCGGCATCGAAGGCACCGGGGCGGCCATGGAGGCCATGGGCTACTCGCCGGGGAAGGCGAGCGCCCGGGCGGCGGGCCTCGCGGAGGCGGGCGGCGGCACCCTGCTGGCGCTGGGGCTCGCCACACCCGCGGCCGGCGCCGCGGCGGCCGGTGCGATGGCCGGCGCGGCGGCGGTGCACGTACCGAACGGGTTCTTCGCAATGAGCGGTGGCTACGAGTACACGGCGTCGCTCGGCCTGGCGGCGGCGGGCCTCGCGGTGACGGGTCCGGGCCGGCTGTCCCTCGACCATCTGCTGGGCCACGCGGTGAACCGCGGCTGGATGGTGCCGATCGCCCTCGGTACGACGGCGGCCGTCACCGCGGTCGTCGTGGGCATGCGGAACAACCGGGTGCGCAGGGCGCGGGAGGGCGAGCAGGAAGCCCTGTTCGACGAGTAG
- a CDS encoding RNB domain-containing ribonuclease, whose protein sequence is MPRRHVRVTGAPEAPLRAALRALRAELGVPGSFPAEVLAEAGRPPRMPEYDATDIPLFTIDPPTSRDLDQAMHLSRRERGGYRVRYAIADVAAFVVPGGALDAEAHRRVMTLYFPDGKIPLHPPQLSEGTASLLPDQICPAVLWTLDLDPDGRTETTGVRRALVRSRARLDYAEVQRRIDAGTAEEPLALLKDIGALREALEVERGGISLNVPEQEIVEKDGTYELAYRAPLPADGWNAQISLLTGMAAADLMLAHGTGVLRTLPAAPDGAVGRLRRTARALRIDWPHHVSYARLIRSLDPHRPHHAAFLLECTTLLRGAGYTVFRDGVLPEVTAHAAVAAPYAHCTAPLRRLVDRYASEICLAAAAGQPPPEWVLAALDALPKEMADGGRRAGTVERECVDIVEAALLKDRVGDLFEACVVDVHEHEPTVGTVQLENPAVFARIEGGTTELPLGERLRVRLTQADPGTAKVQFAPA, encoded by the coding sequence ATGCCTCGCCGTCACGTCCGCGTCACCGGTGCACCGGAGGCTCCGCTGCGAGCCGCCCTCCGCGCGTTGCGGGCGGAACTCGGTGTGCCAGGGAGTTTCCCGGCCGAGGTCCTCGCGGAGGCCGGGCGGCCGCCCCGCATGCCGGAGTACGACGCGACGGACATCCCCCTCTTCACCATCGACCCGCCGACGTCCCGCGACCTCGACCAGGCGATGCACCTGTCACGCCGCGAGCGGGGCGGCTACCGCGTCCGGTACGCCATCGCCGACGTCGCCGCCTTCGTGGTGCCCGGCGGAGCCCTGGACGCCGAGGCGCACCGGCGCGTGATGACCCTCTACTTCCCGGACGGGAAGATCCCCCTCCACCCGCCCCAGCTCTCCGAGGGCACCGCGAGCCTGCTCCCGGACCAGATCTGCCCGGCCGTCCTGTGGACGCTCGACCTGGACCCGGACGGCCGTACGGAGACCACCGGCGTCCGCCGCGCCCTCGTCCGCAGCCGCGCCAGACTGGACTACGCGGAGGTGCAGCGGCGGATCGACGCGGGCACGGCCGAGGAACCGCTCGCCCTGCTCAAGGACATCGGCGCCCTGCGCGAGGCCCTGGAGGTCGAGCGCGGCGGCATCTCGCTCAACGTGCCCGAGCAGGAGATCGTCGAGAAGGACGGGACGTACGAACTCGCCTACCGGGCCCCGCTGCCCGCCGACGGCTGGAACGCGCAGATCTCCCTGCTGACCGGCATGGCCGCGGCCGACCTGATGCTCGCGCACGGCACGGGAGTGCTGCGGACGCTCCCGGCCGCGCCGGACGGGGCGGTCGGACGGCTGCGCCGCACCGCGCGGGCCCTGCGCATCGACTGGCCGCACCACGTCTCGTACGCGCGGCTCATCCGCTCCCTCGACCCGCACCGGCCGCACCACGCCGCGTTCCTCCTGGAATGCACGACACTGCTGCGCGGCGCCGGATACACCGTCTTCCGGGACGGGGTGCTCCCCGAGGTCACCGCGCACGCCGCCGTCGCCGCGCCCTACGCCCACTGCACGGCCCCGCTGCGCCGGCTCGTCGACCGCTACGCCTCGGAGATCTGCCTCGCGGCCGCCGCCGGTCAGCCGCCGCCCGAGTGGGTCCTCGCGGCCCTCGACGCCCTGCCCAAGGAGATGGCGGACGGCGGCAGGCGGGCCGGCACCGTCGAGCGCGAGTGCGTCGACATCGTCGAGGCCGCGCTGCTCAAGGACCGGGTGGGTGACCTCTTCGAGGCCTGCGTGGTGGACGTACACGAACACGAACCCACGGTCGGCACCGTGCAGTTGGAGAACCCGGCGGTCTTCGCCCGGATCGAGGGCGGCACGACGGAGCTGCCCCTGGGCGAACGCCTGCGGGTCCGGCTCACCCAGGCGGACCCCGGCACGGCGAAGGTGCAGTTCGCCCCCGCGTGA
- the eda gene encoding bifunctional 4-hydroxy-2-oxoglutarate aldolase/2-dehydro-3-deoxy-phosphogluconate aldolase, protein MTSSSPPSPRASVLDLAPVVPVVVVTDAADAVPLARALVAGGLPAIEVTLRTPAALGAIRAIAAEVPDAVVGAGTVLTPEQVTASVAAGARFLVSPGWTDVLLGAMKASGVPFLPGVSTTSEVVALLERGVREMKFFPAQAAGGTAYLKSLAGPLPQARFCPTGGIGPDCAPDYLALPNVGCVGGSWMLPADAIAARDWRRVEHLAREASALRR, encoded by the coding sequence ATGACTTCGTCATCGCCCCCGTCTCCGCGCGCCTCCGTCCTGGATCTCGCGCCCGTCGTCCCCGTCGTCGTGGTCACGGACGCCGCCGACGCGGTGCCGCTGGCGCGGGCGCTGGTCGCCGGCGGGCTGCCCGCGATCGAGGTGACGCTGCGGACCCCGGCGGCGCTCGGCGCGATCCGGGCCATCGCCGCCGAGGTGCCGGACGCGGTGGTGGGCGCGGGCACGGTCCTGACGCCGGAACAGGTGACCGCGTCGGTGGCGGCGGGCGCCCGCTTCCTGGTCAGCCCCGGCTGGACGGACGTCCTGCTCGGCGCCATGAAGGCGTCCGGGGTGCCTTTCCTGCCGGGGGTGTCGACCACCTCGGAGGTGGTGGCGCTGCTGGAGCGGGGGGTGCGCGAGATGAAGTTCTTCCCCGCGCAGGCGGCGGGCGGCACGGCCTATCTGAAGTCACTGGCGGGGCCGCTCCCGCAGGCGCGGTTCTGTCCCACGGGAGGCATCGGCCCCGACTGCGCTCCGGACTATCTCGCCCTGCCCAACGTCGGCTGCGTGGGCGGCAGTTGGATGCTCCCGGCTGACGCGATCGCCGCCCGGGACTGGCGCCGCGTGGAGCACCTCGCACGGGAGGCGTCGGCTCTTCGCCGGTGA
- a CDS encoding MazG-like family protein: MTDHTPDDPAGQDEDLWDTIGRLCAWLDADRAHGGREGLLLRVLKLSEEVGEVAQAVIGATGQNPRKGVSHTWDDVRSELCDVMITAMVALRTLAPDAREVFTAHLASVAERSLGTTPTP; encoded by the coding sequence ATGACCGACCACACTCCGGACGACCCGGCCGGGCAGGACGAGGACCTCTGGGACACGATCGGCCGGCTGTGCGCCTGGCTGGACGCCGACCGGGCGCACGGCGGCCGGGAGGGCCTGCTGCTGCGCGTGCTGAAGCTGTCGGAGGAGGTCGGCGAGGTCGCCCAGGCGGTGATCGGCGCGACGGGCCAGAACCCGCGCAAGGGCGTGAGCCACACCTGGGACGACGTCCGGTCGGAACTGTGCGACGTCATGATCACGGCGATGGTGGCGTTGCGCACGCTCGCGCCGGACGCGCGTGAGGTCTTCACCGCCCACCTGGCGTCGGTCGCCGAACGCTCGCTCGGCACGACTCCAACTCCCTGA
- the yaaA gene encoding peroxide stress protein YaaA, which translates to MLVLLPPSEGKAPSGRGTALKPESLSLPGLAEARQAVLDELVELCVADEEKAREVLGLSEGLRGEIAKNTELRTAGARPAGEIYTGVLYDALDLASLDTPAKRRAGRSLLVFSGLWGAVRVTDRIPSYRCSMGVKLPGLGALGAHWRTPMAAALPEAAGDGLVLDLRSSAYTAAWKPKGEVAGRTATVRVLHAQVVDGVEKRSVVSHFNKATKGRIVRGLLTTGAAPRNPAELVEALRDLGYTVEAEAPGRAGRPWALDVVVREIH; encoded by the coding sequence GTGCTCGTGCTGCTGCCGCCCTCCGAAGGCAAGGCGCCCTCCGGCCGGGGAACCGCGCTCAAGCCGGAGTCGTTGTCCCTGCCCGGTCTCGCCGAGGCGCGTCAGGCGGTCCTCGACGAGCTGGTCGAGCTGTGCGTGGCGGACGAGGAGAAGGCCCGCGAGGTCCTCGGACTGAGCGAGGGGCTGCGCGGCGAGATCGCGAAGAACACGGAACTGCGGACGGCGGGCGCGCGCCCGGCCGGGGAGATCTACACGGGGGTCCTCTACGACGCCCTGGACCTGGCCTCGCTGGACACCCCCGCCAAGCGGCGCGCGGGCCGCTCGCTGCTCGTCTTCTCCGGACTGTGGGGGGCGGTGCGGGTGACGGACCGGATCCCCTCGTACCGCTGCTCGATGGGCGTGAAGCTGCCCGGCCTCGGAGCGCTGGGCGCGCACTGGCGTACGCCGATGGCCGCCGCGCTCCCCGAGGCCGCGGGCGACGGGCTCGTGCTCGACCTGCGCTCCTCGGCGTACACGGCGGCGTGGAAGCCCAAGGGCGAGGTCGCGGGCCGGACGGCGACGGTCCGGGTGCTGCACGCGCAGGTGGTGGACGGGGTCGAGAAGCGTTCCGTCGTCAGCCACTTCAACAAGGCGACCAAGGGCAGGATCGTCCGCGGTCTGCTCACCACCGGCGCGGCTCCGAGGAACCCGGCGGAGCTGGTCGAGGCGCTGCGCGACCTCGGGTACACGGTGGAGGCGGAGGCCCCCGGCAGGGCGGGCAGGCCGTGGGCGCTCGACGTGGTGGTGCGGGAGATCCACTGA
- a CDS encoding zinc ribbon domain-containing protein, whose translation MNAAPADQIRLLDVQTLDARLQQLAHKRRSLPEHAEIESLNKDLTQLRDLLVAAQTEESDCAREQTKAEQDVDQVRQRAVRDQQRLDSGAVTSPKDLENLQREIVSLAKRQGDLEDVVLEVMERRESAQERVAELTERDASVQAKIDDATGRRDAAFEEFDGEAATLTKEREVISASVPADLLKLYDKLRLQQGGVGAARLYQRRCEGCRLELNITEVNDVKAASPDTVLRCENCHRILVRTSESGL comes from the coding sequence CTGAACGCCGCGCCCGCCGACCAGATCCGACTTCTCGACGTCCAGACCCTCGACGCCCGCCTGCAGCAGCTCGCGCACAAGCGGAGGTCGCTGCCCGAGCACGCCGAGATCGAGTCGCTGAACAAGGACCTCACCCAGCTGCGCGACCTGCTCGTCGCCGCGCAGACCGAGGAGAGCGACTGCGCCCGCGAGCAGACCAAGGCCGAGCAGGACGTCGACCAGGTGCGTCAGCGCGCCGTCCGCGACCAGCAGCGCCTCGACTCGGGTGCCGTCACCTCGCCCAAGGACCTGGAGAACCTCCAGCGCGAGATCGTCTCCCTCGCCAAGCGCCAGGGCGACCTGGAGGACGTCGTCCTTGAGGTCATGGAGCGCCGCGAGTCCGCCCAGGAGCGGGTCGCCGAGCTGACCGAGCGCGACGCCTCCGTCCAGGCGAAGATCGACGACGCGACCGGGCGCCGTGACGCCGCCTTCGAGGAGTTCGACGGCGAGGCGGCCACGCTGACCAAGGAGCGCGAGGTCATCTCCGCCTCGGTGCCCGCCGATCTCCTCAAGCTCTACGACAAGCTGCGCCTCCAGCAGGGTGGCGTCGGCGCCGCACGGCTCTACCAGCGCCGCTGCGAGGGCTGCCGCCTGGAGCTCAACATCACCGAGGTCAACGATGTGAAGGCGGCCTCCCCCGACACCGTGCTGCGCTGCGAGAACTGCCACCGCATCCTCGTGCGCACGTCCGAGTCCGGCCTGTAG
- a CDS encoding nuclear transport factor 2 family protein, which yields MTIQAAKLSDPAVRAFVSAVNAHDRNAFEALLAPGATMSDDGSDRDLDDWTDREIFSSRGHMDVDNESAGGRRLIVRYRNDTWGEMKTRWSFTVDDGGRISRFETGQA from the coding sequence ATGACGATTCAGGCAGCGAAGCTCAGCGACCCGGCCGTCCGGGCCTTCGTCTCCGCGGTGAACGCCCATGACCGCAACGCCTTCGAGGCGCTTCTCGCGCCGGGCGCCACGATGTCCGACGACGGCTCCGACCGTGACCTCGACGACTGGACCGACCGGGAGATCTTCTCCTCCCGCGGCCACATGGACGTCGACAACGAGTCCGCCGGCGGGCGTCGCCTCATCGTGCGGTACCGCAACGACACCTGGGGCGAGATGAAGACGAGGTGGAGCTTCACCGTCGACGACGGCGGCAGGATCAGCCGCTTCGAGACCGGCCAGGCGTAG
- a CDS encoding bifunctional RNase H/acid phosphatase: protein MREFIVEADGGSRGNPGPAGYGSVVIDAATGETLAERAEYIGVATNNVAEYRGLVAGLEAARDLDATARVRVRMDSKLVVEQMSGRWKIKHPDMKPLAARAARVLPPAQVTYEWMPRERNKHADRLANEAMDAGKRGEAWSPSASTAELDARATRSAAPEPTGPPGDATAGAAKARAALKETRTEAPHKDREEPRAQPTPGDTHAPREGRGELRDRPTAGGSRATATGGTPLPGGEAAIPVVGSVPREGRGELRDRPTAGGSRTTATGGTPSPGGEAGKAAAGPGDAEFAAKAGDDQRAARNVAAAPTPTPAAGWGAPPDMGAPATFVLLRHGETPLTPQKRFSGSGGSDPSLSAVGREQAERVAAALAARGTVQAIVASPLARTRETAGAVAARLGLDVVIEDGLRETDFGAWEGLTFGEVRERHPDDLNAWLASPEAEPTGGGESFAATARRMAATRDRLIASYAGRTVLLVTHVTPIKTLVRLALGAPPESLFRMELSAASLSAVAYYADGNASVRLFNDTSHLR, encoded by the coding sequence GTGCGGGAGTTCATCGTCGAGGCCGACGGGGGTTCCCGGGGCAACCCGGGGCCCGCCGGCTACGGCTCCGTGGTCATCGACGCGGCCACCGGGGAGACGCTGGCGGAGCGCGCCGAGTACATCGGCGTCGCCACCAACAACGTCGCGGAGTACCGGGGCCTGGTCGCCGGTCTTGAGGCGGCCCGCGACCTGGACGCGACCGCCCGGGTCCGGGTCCGGATGGACTCCAAGCTCGTCGTCGAGCAGATGTCCGGGCGCTGGAAGATCAAGCACCCGGACATGAAGCCGCTGGCCGCGCGGGCGGCCCGGGTTCTGCCGCCCGCCCAGGTCACGTACGAGTGGATGCCGCGCGAGCGGAACAAGCACGCGGACCGGCTGGCCAACGAGGCGATGGACGCCGGCAAGCGCGGCGAGGCCTGGTCGCCGTCGGCGTCGACCGCCGAGCTGGACGCCCGCGCGACCCGCTCCGCGGCCCCCGAGCCGACCGGCCCGCCCGGCGACGCGACAGCGGGCGCTGCAAAGGCCCGAGCGGCCCTGAAGGAAACCCGCACCGAAGCCCCCCACAAGGACCGCGAGGAACCGCGCGCCCAGCCGACGCCGGGCGACACTCACGCGCCCCGCGAGGGGCGCGGGGAACTGCGCGACCGGCCCACGGCGGGCGGCAGCCGGGCGACGGCGACGGGTGGCACCCCGCTCCCCGGCGGCGAAGCCGCGATTCCGGTGGTGGGGTCAGTGCCCCGCGAGGGGCGCGGGGAACTGCGCGACCGGCCCACGGCGGGCGGCAGCCGGACGACGGCGACGGGTGGCACCCCGTCCCCCGGCGGCGAAGCCGGCAAGGCGGCCGCAGGGCCGGGGGACGCCGAATTTGCCGCGAAGGCGGGCGACGATCAGCGGGCCGCGAGGAACGTGGCCGCCGCTCCGACGCCCACGCCCGCGGCGGGCTGGGGCGCACCCCCGGACATGGGCGCCCCGGCCACCTTCGTACTCCTGCGGCACGGCGAGACCCCGCTGACCCCGCAGAAGCGGTTCTCGGGCAGCGGGGGCAGCGATCCGTCGCTTTCCGCCGTGGGCCGGGAGCAGGCGGAACGGGTGGCCGCGGCGCTGGCCGCGCGTGGCACCGTTCAGGCGATCGTGGCCTCCCCGCTGGCCCGCACCCGGGAGACCGCGGGAGCCGTCGCCGCCCGGCTCGGCCTGGACGTCGTCATCGAGGACGGCCTGCGCGAGACGGACTTCGGCGCCTGGGAGGGGCTGACCTTCGGCGAGGTGCGCGAGCGCCACCCCGACGACCTGAACGCCTGGCTCGCCTCACCGGAGGCCGAACCGACCGGCGGCGGTGAGAGCTTCGCCGCGACCGCGCGGCGCATGGCGGCCACCCGCGACAGGCTGATCGCCTCCTACGCGGGCCGCACGGTCCTGCTCGTCACCCATGTCACCCCGATCAAGACGCTCGTACGGCTGGCCCTCGGCGCCCCGCCGGAGTCCCTGTTCCGGATGGAACTGTCGGCGGCGTCGCTGTCGGCGGTGGCCTACTACGCGGACGGCAACGCGAGCGTCCGGCTCTTCAACGACACCTCGCATCTGCGCTGA
- a CDS encoding ABC transporter ATP-binding protein, translating into MYKLTGVTKRYTRGKETVEALRGVDLAIEDGDQLVIQGPTGGGKSTLLQMIGGLDRPTSGSVVLDGVDLASISEAKLTRLRAEKIGIIFQSFNLIPTLTAQENVETALVPLGVKPAERRDRAAEALRSVGLGERLTHVPTELSGGQQQRVAIARALVKKPKVLLADEPTGNLDEGTRDDIMGLLEGLWHEYGLTFIMVTHDSSIARRAPRLATIKAGQISLTEQAGAHRAAPRPAAEAPEREQYAQQYGAGQGAAQGY; encoded by the coding sequence ATGTACAAGCTCACCGGCGTCACCAAGCGCTACACGCGGGGCAAGGAGACGGTCGAGGCGCTGCGCGGCGTCGACCTCGCCATCGAGGACGGCGACCAGCTCGTCATCCAGGGCCCCACCGGCGGCGGCAAGTCGACGCTGCTCCAGATGATCGGCGGTCTCGACCGGCCGACCTCCGGCAGTGTCGTGCTGGACGGCGTGGACCTGGCCTCGATCAGCGAGGCCAAGCTGACCCGGCTGCGTGCCGAGAAGATCGGCATCATCTTCCAGTCGTTCAACCTCATCCCGACACTGACCGCGCAGGAGAACGTCGAGACCGCCCTCGTCCCGCTGGGGGTGAAGCCCGCCGAGCGGCGCGACCGGGCCGCCGAGGCGCTGCGCTCGGTCGGTCTGGGCGAGCGGCTGACGCACGTCCCGACCGAGCTGTCCGGCGGGCAGCAGCAGCGGGTCGCCATCGCCCGCGCGCTGGTCAAGAAGCCGAAGGTGCTGCTCGCGGACGAGCCGACCGGCAACCTCGACGAAGGCACCCGCGACGACATCATGGGACTGCTAGAAGGGCTGTGGCACGAGTACGGGCTGACCTTCATCATGGTCACCCACGACTCGTCCATCGCCCGCCGCGCTCCGCGGCTCGCGACCATCAAGGCCGGGCAGATCAGCCTGACCGAGCAGGCCGGCGCCCACCGCGCCGCCCCTCGTCCGGCCGCCGAGGCGCCGGAGCGGGAGCAGTACGCGCAGCAGTACGGCGCCGGTCAGGGCGCCGCTCAGGGCTACTGA
- a CDS encoding DUF3616 domain-containing protein yields the protein MSLGSQAQAASYGTPSLSLSAAYLSGAVGATADPAVNVTVAQSGADAGALTVTVTKSSKTAVATTADVSVTGTGATRKVVVAARAQGYTDLTVKVTGVDGQTATKTLHYAASAAVQYASDSRYFTGSSDASAAVDAGGGYTIVADDESNVLRLYDRSVSGAPVRTWDFSSNIGASKEIDIEGATRVGDTIYWTGSLGNNKDGEYKADRNTVFTTTVTGSGASTALAYGRSYKKLRDNLVAWDKANGNRYGFAAGTADGQIPKEINGFNVEGLEFAPGSTTTAYVGFRAPLSPAVTGGKALIVPVTNFDKVLSSGTAATFGTPIELDLGGLAIRDIRKNASNQYLIVAGSWAADDNSDPYALYSWDGDPAHAPVKRLDLPTSDPGGWEAVVDVPDLTVSGARAQLITDDGSADLYGDGTEAKDLTHDEWKKSRATWFTVTN from the coding sequence GTGAGTCTGGGAAGCCAGGCGCAGGCGGCGAGTTACGGCACGCCGAGCCTTTCGCTGTCGGCCGCGTATCTGTCGGGCGCGGTGGGCGCGACCGCCGATCCGGCCGTGAACGTGACCGTCGCGCAGAGCGGGGCCGACGCCGGCGCGCTCACCGTCACCGTCACCAAGAGCAGCAAGACCGCGGTGGCGACCACGGCGGACGTCAGCGTCACCGGCACGGGCGCCACCCGCAAGGTCGTGGTCGCGGCGCGCGCCCAGGGCTACACCGACCTCACCGTGAAGGTGACCGGGGTCGACGGCCAGACGGCCACCAAGACGCTGCACTACGCCGCGTCGGCCGCCGTCCAATACGCCTCCGACAGCCGGTACTTCACCGGGTCCAGCGACGCCTCGGCGGCCGTCGACGCGGGCGGCGGCTACACGATCGTCGCGGACGACGAGTCCAACGTCCTTCGCCTGTACGACCGTTCGGTGTCGGGCGCGCCGGTCAGGACGTGGGACTTCTCCTCGAACATCGGCGCCTCCAAGGAGATCGACATCGAGGGCGCCACCCGCGTCGGCGACACGATCTACTGGACGGGCTCGCTGGGCAACAACAAGGACGGCGAGTACAAGGCGGACCGCAACACCGTCTTCACCACCACGGTGACCGGCTCCGGCGCCTCGACCGCCCTGGCGTACGGCCGTTCGTACAAGAAGCTGCGGGACAACCTCGTCGCCTGGGACAAGGCGAACGGCAACCGCTACGGCTTCGCGGCGGGCACCGCGGACGGCCAGATCCCCAAGGAGATCAACGGGTTCAACGTGGAGGGCCTGGAGTTCGCGCCGGGCTCGACGACCACGGCCTACGTCGGCTTCCGCGCCCCGCTGTCCCCCGCGGTGACCGGCGGCAAGGCCCTCATCGTGCCGGTCACCAACTTCGACAAGGTGCTGAGCAGCGGCACGGCGGCCACCTTCGGCACGCCGATCGAACTCGACCTCGGCGGTCTGGCGATCCGCGACATCCGCAAGAACGCCTCGAACCAGTACCTGATCGTGGCCGGTTCCTGGGCCGCCGACGACAACTCGGACCCGTACGCCCTCTACTCCTGGGACGGCGACCCGGCGCACGCGCCGGTCAAGCGCCTGGACCTGCCCACCTCGGACCCCGGCGGCTGGGAGGCGGTCGTCGACGTCCCCGACCTCACCGTGTCCGGCGCCCGCGCCCAGCTGATCACGGACGACGGTTCCGCCGATCTGTACGGCGACGGCACGGAGGCCAAGGACCTCACCCACGACGAGTGGAAGAAGTCCCGCGCCACCTGGTTCACGGTCACGAACTGA
- a CDS encoding AraC family transcriptional regulator — protein sequence MKEPAKGSARGPVKGSAQGSVKGSAKEEARWTRATLGRDGRPLDLLTARFDRHRYAPHAHDEFTIGVNVGGSEIIDYRGGHIRTGPGSIVVLAPGEMHTGGPAACDGYAYLALYAEPALLSEGAVGGLPHFREPLLDDPELAAALRAAHTELSACPDPLEAESRFPWLLAALTRRHSTARPDRDAVPGAAHIADVVRDRLAGELQDPPSLASLATDLGLSRYQLLRAFRTTTGIPPYAWLAQHRVHRARRLLESGLRPAEVAGLVGFADQAHLTRWFRRVLGVTPAAYRTSVYPSP from the coding sequence ATGAAGGAGCCCGCGAAGGGATCCGCGCGGGGACCCGTGAAGGGATCCGCGCAGGGATCCGTGAAGGGATCCGCGAAGGAAGAGGCCCGCTGGACCCGGGCCACCCTCGGCCGGGACGGCCGGCCCCTGGACCTGCTGACCGCCCGCTTCGACCGGCACCGCTACGCCCCGCACGCCCACGACGAGTTCACCATCGGGGTCAACGTCGGCGGCTCGGAGATCATCGACTACCGCGGCGGCCACATCAGGACGGGCCCCGGGTCCATCGTCGTACTGGCGCCCGGAGAGATGCACACCGGCGGACCGGCCGCCTGTGACGGTTACGCCTACCTGGCCCTGTACGCGGAGCCGGCCCTCCTCTCCGAGGGCGCCGTCGGCGGCCTCCCGCACTTCCGTGAACCCCTGCTCGACGACCCCGAACTCGCCGCCGCGCTGCGGGCCGCGCACACCGAACTGAGCGCCTGCCCCGACCCGCTGGAGGCCGAGTCCCGCTTTCCGTGGCTGCTCGCCGCGCTGACCCGGCGCCACTCCACGGCCCGGCCGGACCGCGACGCGGTCCCGGGCGCCGCGCACATAGCCGACGTCGTACGGGACCGCCTCGCCGGCGAACTCCAGGACCCGCCCTCCCTCGCCTCCCTCGCCACGGACCTGGGCCTGTCCCGCTACCAGCTCCTGCGCGCCTTCCGTACGACGACGGGGATACCGCCGTACGCCTGGCTCGCCCAGCACCGGGTGCACCGGGCCCGGCGGCTGCTGGAGTCCGGACTGCGCCCCGCCGAGGTCGCCGGGCTCGTGGGCTTCGCGGACCAGGCGCATCTGACACGCTGGTTCCGCCGGGTTCTGGGGGTGACACCGGCGGCGTACCGCACGAGCGTGTACCCGTCGCCGTGA